In a genomic window of Dioscorea cayenensis subsp. rotundata cultivar TDr96_F1 unplaced genomic scaffold, TDr96_F1_v2_PseudoChromosome.rev07_lg8_w22 25.fasta BLBR01000984.1, whole genome shotgun sequence:
- the LOC120255403 gene encoding (-)-alpha-terpineol synthase-like: protein MEEKFTSRIEKLKDATKQLLHESKDITHQLKLIDTLRQLGVAYHFEGEIKDVIGTIYSSMGINIHILKDDLFATALLFRLLREYGFKVSQGVFDEFKDENGNFLLSIHSDIKGMLSLYEASHLVMDGEDALDKARIFSTNHLKTIFKEENIDPILKEHIVHALEMPMHWRMPRLHTHWFIGMYEKEDNMNPNLLEFAKLDFNMVQSIYQRELKQCSRWWATLNLLDGDLSFTRDRLLENYLLAMGWKCTRLFNTTNDTAYKVLKMRNVNCIPYLKKSWYELCKSYLVEANWAHSEYTPKMEEYLDNAWISISAYTILFHSFFCISEATSKEALESLENFPNIMRQSFLIFRLCNDLGTSTEEVNRGDVKKSIQCYMHEKGVSETIAREYIKDLIRETWKELNTNFFTMSSPFDISFNNLAMDIARTTQCIYEYGDGYGIPENETKDIAISLLIKPISLGTM, encoded by the exons ATG GAGGAGAAATTTACATCAAGGATTGAAAAGTTGAAAGATGCTACAAAACAATTGCTTCATGAAAGCAAAGACATCACCCATCAATTAAAGCTCATTGACACTCTAAGGCAACTTGGAGTTGCATATCACTTTGAGGGAGAGATCAAGGATGTCATTGGAACTATATATAGTTCGATGGGCATAAACATTCATATCTTAAAGGATGATTTATTTGCCACGGCGCTACTCTTTAGGCTTCTAAGAGAGTATGGTTTCAAGGTTTCACAAG GAGTTTTTGATGAATTCAAAGATGAAAATGGTAACTTCCTATTGAGCATTCACAGTGACATAAAGGGAATGCTCAGCTTGTATGAGGCCTCTCATCTTGTCATGGACGGAGAGGATGCACTGGACAAAGCTAGGATTTTCTCAACCAACCATCTTAAGACTATCTTTAAGGAAGAAAACATCGATCCCATACTCAAAGAGCATATAGTACATGCTTTAGAGATGCCAATGCATTGGAGGATGCCAAGGTTGCACACTCATTGGTTCATCGGAATGTATGAGAAGGAAGACAACATGAATCCTAATTTGTTAGAGTTTGCTAAGCTAGACTTCAACATGGTTCAAAGTATATACCAAAGAGAACTCAAGCAATGTTCACG GTGGTGGGCTACTCTCAATCTTCTTGATGGTGATTTAAGCTTCACGAGAGACAGATTACTCGAAAACTACTTACTTGCTATGGGCT GGAAGTGTACTAGACTCTTCAACACAACCAATGATACAGCATACAAAGTCCTCAAAATGAGGAATGTCAACTGCATTCCATATTTAAAGAAATCA TGGTATGAATTGTGCAAATCTTATTTGGTGGAGGCAAATTGGGCACACAGTGAATACACACCAAAAATGGAGGAGTACTTGGATAATGCATGGATTTCAATTTCAGCTTATACAATTCTTTTCCATTCGTTTTTTTGCATAAGTGAAGCTACATCAAAGGAAGCTTTGGAAAGTCTAGAGAATTTTCCGAATATAATGCGGCAATCATTTCTAATTTTTCGCCTATGCAATGATCTTGGAACATCAACT GAAGAGGTGAATAGAGGTGACGTCAAGAAATCTATCCAATGTTACATGCATGAGAAAGGTGTTTCAGAGACAATAGCCAGGGAATACATAAAAGACCTTATAAGAGAAACATGGAAGGAACTAAATACAAACTTCTTTACAATGAGTTCTCCATTTgatatatcatttaataatttgGCCATGGACATTGCACGTACAACACAATGCATCTATGAATATGGAGATGGATACGGGATACCAGAAAATGAGACCAAGGATATCGCTATATCACTTTTGATTAAACCCATTTCCCTTGGTACGATGTAA